Within Dysgonomonas sp. HDW5A, the genomic segment CAATCGGGCATTTTAAATGCTTCACTAAACATAAAGCTGGTACTTACCGATGGGTAGAAATAATGGTTATTATTCGGATTAAGAGTCGAGAACCAGTCATTACGACCTGTAAAATTCAAGAACAAATAATCTTTGAACCCAAAATCAGCAGTTCCATATACCGAGTTTACACGATATTCTGAATAGGTTTGTGTATAAGGTCTGTTTGCTACGTTATTGGCTGAATAAAAATAAGGAATAATAAATGGTCCTATCATACCATCTGTTCCGTATGATTTATTAACGGTTCTCTGCATATTCCCTCCGAATGTTGCATTGATAGTAAACGTCTCATCCACTTTTTTATTGAAACCGATCAAGTAGTTACCATTCAACTCGTAATAATTTCTTTCCCACTCTTCGATCTTTCCACCGGGGTCAGCACCCGACCCTGTTGGAATTATCAATTGATAGTCCATTACATATCCGTCACGAGTCACCTGTCCTTGAGCGTATAACCAATCGGTTATGTCGTATTTAAGAGTTGCTCCTGTAGTAAAACGATTCCTACGAGTTGAATTACTTCGTTCACGTGTCAAGAAATAAGGGTTATTAAAGTAAACATTATTACCTGGAAGTAATTCGGCACGATCGGCATCAACTGCAGGTTTTAACCACCTTACGTCATACGAATTAGCCAGATAAAGTAAAGTAGCATTTACGTTAGCATTACCATCCGAAAGATTAGCTCTGTTTCTGACCTTTTCGAAAATATAATTGGCAGTAACCGTAAGATGCACCTTAGGAGTAATATTATAAGTGGTATTCATATTGATCCCTTGTTGTTTCAATCCCGAATTAGGAATAACCGAGGCATCTGTAATGTTTGAAAAACCAATACGATATACAATCTTATCTCCGCCTTTTCCACTTAAAGCTACCGAAGTTTGATTGGTAATACCTGTATTATAAAAATGTTTCCAATTATCTACCGGATTATAAGCATATTCATCACCTAGGAAATTTACGGCTTTACCACCATCCATTTTTTCTCCCCAACTCGAAGAATAGGACTCTATAGCGGCACTCTGAGACAAAGGTCTGCTATTTTGTGTTCCCTGCCCATATACCTTTTGAAATTCACGATGGTCGTAAATAGTATTAAAGGTTAAGTTGTTATTCACTTCAACACCTATACCTTCGGTTGCTTTTGATCCCGATTTTGTAGTAATAAGTATTGCTCCATTACCTCCCCGATAACCGTAAAGAGCCGAAGCGGCAGCCCCTTTCAGAACCTGAATATCTGCAATATCATCGGCATTGATATTTGATAGTCCATCGCCCATTTCGGCACCACCCCATGTTCCGGCATTACCCTGAGTACTGTTATCAAAAGGGATTCCGTCTATCACATACAAAGGCTGATTATTTCCTGTCAATGAAGCATTACCACGAATCACAACACGGCTACTTCCACCGGGGCCTGTAGAATTATTCGATACGCTTACACCGGCAATCTTTCCGGTTAATGCATTTCCTAAATTTATATCCCGAGATTCTGTAAAGTCCGACCCCGAAACTTGTGTAGTTGAGTATCCAATAGATCGGGCTTGTCTTCTGATCCCAAGGGCTGTTACGACAACTTCACCCAGAACCTGAGTATCTTCGTTCAAAGTAACATCTATAGTAGATTTACCTTTTACCGATACTTCCTGAGGCGTAAACCCTAAATAACTAAATACAAGAGTAGCATTTTGATCAGGGACATTGATAGAATACTTTCCATCCAAATCAGAGATTGTTCCGGTAGTAGAACCTTTGACCGTAACAGTTACACCCGACAATGGCTCACCTGTTTTATCAATTATTCGTCCCTGTACTTTATTTGTTTGTTGCTGATCACTAACTGTACTTCCATCAAGTAGGTTGAGTGAATTAGGAGCTGCAGATAAAAAATCACCAGAGCAACAAATAGATAATGCTATAGTTGCCAATGCAGTCCGTTGAAAATATTTCCCCAAAGAGATATGGGGCAACTGGAATTTGTGTTTCATAAAATGAAGAGTTTAAAAGTTTTTCACGCAATTGTTTTCAAAACATCTCACATGTTCAAAAAAAACATACTACTAACTACAACATGAAGAGATATTTCCGTTTAGCAGAAGTTACTTTAAGAAGTGTTTATCATGATTTCAATTATATTAAGAATTACATATATGATCTACATCTACCCTCTACTAGGAAAGTCATATATATGGTCAACAGATGCAAATAAAAGAATTTCCCCCTTATTAATCGAACATTTTAATATAAATACGTCAATAAAACGCCAATGATCAAAAAATCAACAACTTACACCCAAAATGCTAATAAACAATAAAATACATAAGTCAAAAGAAAATAATTAGAAAAAAGAGAGTAATATTACAAAAAAGAAATATTGACATTATGTCAATATAATTAAAAGATTAAGGAAATAATGGTGCGTTAAAATAGCCTATCATATTATTCATATGTAATCAGATAAAAAATCTATTCTTTTATGTCCAATGGGTATAAAGAAAAAACTTACTTTTGTTCTTTAATTCTTTAGAATATGAAAATAAGTCTTCTTGTTATAGGAAAAACCGATGCCGGATATTTTGTGGATGCCATCCGTGAATACGAGAACCGCCTGGGCCATTATATACCATTTGAAATGCTAGTAATACCAGACATAAAGAACACAAAGAGTCTAACTGAAAGTCAACAAAAAGAGAAGGAAGGCGAACTGATTCTAAAACATCTTCAAGCCGGAGACTACCTCGTATTATTGGATGAACGAGGTAAAGAATTTTCTTCACTACAATTCGCAACCTATATCGAAAAAAAGACACATACCGTAGCCAAAAGACTTGTATTTATCATTGGAGGTCCTTATGGTTTTGCCGAAACAATATACGATAAAGCTTCTGAAAAAATCTCCTTATCAAAAATGACTTTTTCTCATCAAATGATCCGCCTTATTTTTATAGAACAGCTC encodes:
- a CDS encoding SusC/RagA family TonB-linked outer membrane protein — protein: MKHKFQLPHISLGKYFQRTALATIALSICCSGDFLSAAPNSLNLLDGSTVSDQQQTNKVQGRIIDKTGEPLSGVTVTVKGSTTGTISDLDGKYSINVPDQNATLVFSYLGFTPQEVSVKGKSTIDVTLNEDTQVLGEVVVTALGIRRQARSIGYSTTQVSGSDFTESRDINLGNALTGKIAGVSVSNNSTGPGGSSRVVIRGNASLTGNNQPLYVIDGIPFDNSTQGNAGTWGGAEMGDGLSNINADDIADIQVLKGAAASALYGYRGGNGAILITTKSGSKATEGIGVEVNNNLTFNTIYDHREFQKVYGQGTQNSRPLSQSAAIESYSSSWGEKMDGGKAVNFLGDEYAYNPVDNWKHFYNTGITNQTSVALSGKGGDKIVYRIGFSNITDASVIPNSGLKQQGINMNTTYNITPKVHLTVTANYIFEKVRNRANLSDGNANVNATLLYLANSYDVRWLKPAVDADRAELLPGNNVYFNNPYFLTRERSNSTRRNRFTTGATLKYDITDWLYAQGQVTRDGYVMDYQLIIPTGSGADPGGKIEEWERNYYELNGNYLIGFNKKVDETFTINATFGGNMQRTVNKSYGTDGMIGPFIIPYFYSANNVANRPYTQTYSEYRVNSVYGTADFGFKDYLFLNFTGRNDWFSTLNPNNNHYFYPSVSTSFMFSEAFKMPDWVYSGKLRASYAESSNGTIPYQNYLTYSLETFKIQGQSVGKVTNRNIPNADLRPVKIQEWEAGLNVQFLNNRLGFDMAVYKKKTTDDITTVTTSYTSGYYGAVMNIGEIQNKGIEAMVYAVPVKTKDFMWNTSFNIANNNSKILYLGGVESLSIDGAQARNGNAVIMNIVGDPYGQIVGYKYKTNENGDRIYDKDGYPIRTDKQEVLGNGIYKVTGGFRNDFTYKDFSLSLLFDYKFGAKIFSGTNLNLYSTGLQKETLGGREGGYVGKGVVNTGTSDNPVWTPNTTAVDAQLYWRRISSENAIDEEFVYDASFIKLRELSIGYRVPQSFIRGSFVKALSLSLVGRNIWTLLKHTPNIDPESAYNNTNGQGLELNGYPPTRSIGFNVNVKF
- the rlmH gene encoding 23S rRNA (pseudouridine(1915)-N(3))-methyltransferase RlmH → MKISLLVIGKTDAGYFVDAIREYENRLGHYIPFEMLVIPDIKNTKSLTESQQKEKEGELILKHLQAGDYLVLLDERGKEFSSLQFATYIEKKTHTVAKRLVFIIGGPYGFAETIYDKASEKISLSKMTFSHQMIRLIFIEQLYRAMTILNNEPYHHE